One genomic window of Cupriavidus malaysiensis includes the following:
- a CDS encoding cytochrome b has translation MRSKAAYGPIAISLHWLVALLIFAAFALGLYMTGIPGLTPTKLKLFSWHKWMGVTIFALALVRVLWRGAKGAPAPAAGTPAWQVKAAAGAHHLLYLLILVVPLTGYFYSSAAGVPVVFLGLWHMPALIEPNDALKAALKPAHEWLNYLMAAIVVVHAAAAVKHQFVNRDGTLARMLPFLK, from the coding sequence ATGCGTTCCAAAGCTGCCTACGGCCCCATCGCCATCAGCCTGCACTGGCTCGTGGCCTTGCTGATCTTCGCGGCTTTCGCCCTGGGTCTCTACATGACGGGTATTCCCGGGCTGACCCCGACCAAGCTCAAGCTTTTTTCCTGGCACAAGTGGATGGGCGTGACCATCTTCGCACTGGCGCTGGTCCGTGTGCTCTGGCGGGGCGCCAAGGGTGCGCCGGCCCCGGCCGCGGGCACGCCCGCGTGGCAGGTCAAGGCCGCCGCCGGCGCGCACCACCTGCTTTACCTGCTGATCCTCGTGGTGCCTCTCACCGGCTATTTCTACAGTTCGGCGGCGGGCGTACCGGTGGTCTTTCTCGGCCTGTGGCACATGCCCGCGCTGATCGAGCCCAATGACGCGCTGAAGGCCGCGCTCAAGCCGGCCCACGAATGGCTGAACTACCTGATGGCCGCGATCGTCGTCGTCCATGCCGCCGCCGCCGTCAAGCACCAGTTCGTCAACCGGGACGGCACGCTGGCCCGCATGCTGCCGTTTCTCAAGTAG
- the mnmA gene encoding tRNA 2-thiouridine(34) synthase MnmA, whose protein sequence is MSGKRVVVGMSGGVDSSVTAWLLKQQGYEVIGLFMKNWEDDDDGEYCSTRQDWLDVVSVADLIGVDVEAVNFAAEYKDRVFAEFLREYSAGRTPNPDVLCNAEIKFKAFLDHAMSLGAQTIATGHYARVREAAGGRFELLKAFDHTKDQSYFLHRLNQAQLSRTLFPLGEMPKTRVREIAAEIGLPNAKKKDSTGICFIGERPFRDFLNRYLPTRPGPMKTADGKVVGEHIGLAFYTLGQRKGIGLGGSRDGNGDAWYAARKDMAANTLYVVQGHDHPWLQTTELAAADLSWVAGEPPAAGRRLSAKTRYRQSDAPCMVAQAGEDTLELAFDEPQWAVTPGQSAVLYDGDVCLGGGIIQ, encoded by the coding sequence ATGAGCGGCAAGCGCGTGGTGGTCGGCATGTCCGGTGGCGTCGATTCCTCGGTCACGGCCTGGCTGCTCAAGCAGCAGGGCTATGAAGTCATCGGCCTGTTCATGAAGAACTGGGAGGATGACGACGACGGCGAGTACTGCTCGACGCGCCAGGACTGGCTCGATGTGGTGTCGGTGGCCGACCTGATCGGTGTCGACGTGGAAGCGGTGAACTTCGCCGCCGAGTACAAGGACCGCGTGTTCGCCGAATTCCTGCGCGAGTACTCGGCCGGCCGCACGCCCAACCCGGACGTGCTGTGCAACGCCGAGATCAAGTTCAAGGCCTTCCTCGACCACGCCATGTCGCTGGGCGCGCAGACCATCGCCACCGGCCACTATGCGCGCGTGCGCGAGGCGGCGGGCGGGCGCTTCGAACTGCTCAAGGCCTTCGATCACACCAAGGACCAGAGCTATTTCCTGCATCGCCTGAACCAGGCGCAATTGTCGCGTACCCTGTTCCCGCTGGGCGAGATGCCAAAGACGCGCGTGCGCGAGATCGCGGCCGAGATCGGCCTGCCCAACGCGAAGAAGAAAGACTCGACCGGTATCTGCTTCATCGGCGAGCGTCCGTTCCGAGACTTCCTCAACCGCTACCTGCCGACCCGGCCGGGCCCGATGAAGACCGCGGACGGCAAGGTGGTGGGCGAGCACATCGGCCTCGCCTTCTATACGCTGGGCCAGCGCAAGGGCATCGGCCTGGGCGGCAGCCGCGATGGCAACGGCGATGCCTGGTATGCGGCACGCAAGGACATGGCTGCCAATACGCTCTATGTCGTGCAGGGGCATGACCATCCCTGGCTGCAGACGACGGAGCTGGCCGCAGCCGACCTGTCGTGGGTGGCCGGCGAGCCGCCCGCGGCGGGCCGGCGGTTGTCGGCCAAGACGCGCTACCGGCAGAGCGATGCACCCTGCATGGTGGCGCAGGCGGGGGAGGACACGCTGGAGCTCGCCTTCGACGAGCCGCAGTGGGCGGTGACGCCGGGTCAATCGGCCGTGCTGTACGACGGCGACGTGTGCCTGGGCGGCGGCATCATCCAGTAG
- a CDS encoding glutathione S-transferase C-terminal domain-containing protein, which translates to MKLIASQTSPYARKVRVVMAEKKIDYQLVEENVWSPDTTIGQFNPLGKVPCLMMEDGGAIFDSRVIVEYVDTLTPVSRLIPQGGRERLEVRCWEALADGVLDAAQLVRLEGTQREPGERSERWVQRQLGKIDAALVAMANGLADRPWCSGNHYSLADIAVGCALGYLDFRFPEIPWRQRHPNLAAYQDKLAKRQSFLDTEPPRG; encoded by the coding sequence ATGAAGCTGATTGCATCGCAGACGAGCCCTTACGCGCGCAAGGTGCGCGTGGTAATGGCGGAGAAGAAGATCGACTACCAGCTCGTCGAAGAGAACGTCTGGTCGCCCGACACCACCATCGGCCAGTTCAATCCGCTCGGCAAGGTGCCCTGCCTGATGATGGAAGACGGCGGCGCGATCTTCGACTCCCGTGTCATCGTCGAGTATGTGGACACGCTGACACCGGTCAGCCGCCTGATCCCGCAGGGCGGACGCGAACGGCTGGAAGTACGCTGCTGGGAGGCGCTGGCCGACGGCGTGCTCGACGCCGCGCAGCTGGTGCGCCTGGAAGGCACCCAGCGCGAGCCCGGAGAACGCAGCGAGCGCTGGGTCCAACGCCAGCTCGGCAAGATCGACGCGGCGCTGGTCGCCATGGCCAACGGCCTGGCGGATCGCCCCTGGTGCTCGGGCAACCACTATTCGCTGGCCGATATCGCGGTGGGCTGCGCGCTGGGCTACCTGGACTTCCGCTTCCCCGAGATCCCCTGGCGCCAGCGGCATCCGAACCTGGCGGCCTACCAGGACAAGCTGGCCAAGCGCCAGTCCTTCCTCGATACCGAGCCGCCGCGCGGCTGA
- the purB gene encoding adenylosuccinate lyase → MSTTSLSPLTALSPIDGRYAAKADALREWLSEAAFMRNRVKVEVHWLIALARTGLPDMPKFSPASEAALLALVDKFSEADAARIKEIEAVTNHDVKAVEYWLKEQVKGNAELEAASEFIHFACTSEDINNTSHGMMLKGARDEVVVPALKRVHARLVELARANAAQPMLSRTHGQPASPTTLGKEMANVAARLARAIERIERVELLGKMNGAVGNYNAHLSAYPAFDWEAFSSQVIETRLGLTFNPYTIQIEPHDYMAELFDAIARANTILLDLDRDVWGYISLGYFKQRTKAGEIGSSTMPHKVNPIDFENSEGNLGLANAVLRHLSEKLPVSRWQRDLTDSTVLRNIGVAFGYSLLAYEACLRGLGKLETNPERLNEDLDNCWEVLAEPVQTVMRRFGVPNPYEQLKELTRGKGISREALQTFITGLAIPDDAKQLLLAMTPASYIGKAVALAERI, encoded by the coding sequence ATGTCCACCACCTCCCTTTCGCCACTCACCGCCCTGTCTCCCATCGATGGCCGCTATGCCGCCAAGGCCGACGCGCTGCGCGAGTGGCTTTCCGAGGCGGCCTTCATGCGCAACCGCGTCAAGGTCGAGGTGCACTGGCTGATCGCGCTGGCGCGCACCGGCCTGCCCGACATGCCGAAATTCTCGCCGGCCTCCGAGGCGGCGCTGCTGGCCCTGGTCGACAAGTTCTCCGAAGCCGACGCCGCGCGCATCAAGGAAATCGAGGCGGTCACCAACCATGACGTCAAGGCCGTCGAGTACTGGCTCAAGGAGCAGGTCAAGGGCAATGCGGAGCTCGAGGCGGCCAGCGAATTCATCCACTTCGCCTGTACCTCGGAAGACATCAACAACACCTCGCACGGCATGATGCTGAAGGGCGCGCGCGACGAGGTGGTGGTGCCGGCGCTCAAGCGCGTGCATGCGCGCCTGGTCGAGCTGGCCCGCGCCAACGCGGCACAGCCGATGCTGTCGCGCACCCATGGCCAGCCGGCCAGCCCGACCACGCTGGGCAAGGAGATGGCCAACGTGGCGGCGCGCCTGGCGCGCGCCATCGAGCGCATCGAGCGCGTCGAGCTGCTGGGCAAGATGAACGGTGCGGTGGGCAACTACAACGCGCACCTGTCGGCGTATCCTGCCTTCGACTGGGAAGCCTTCTCCAGCCAGGTCATCGAGACCCGCCTGGGCCTGACCTTCAATCCCTACACCATCCAGATCGAGCCGCACGACTACATGGCCGAGCTGTTCGATGCCATCGCGCGCGCCAACACCATCCTGCTGGACCTGGACCGCGACGTCTGGGGCTACATCTCGCTGGGCTACTTCAAGCAGCGCACCAAGGCCGGCGAGATCGGCTCGTCGACCATGCCGCACAAGGTCAACCCGATCGACTTCGAGAACTCGGAAGGCAACCTCGGCCTGGCCAATGCCGTCCTGCGCCACCTGTCGGAGAAGCTGCCCGTCTCGCGCTGGCAGCGCGACCTGACCGACTCCACGGTCCTGCGCAATATCGGCGTGGCCTTCGGCTACAGCCTGCTGGCCTACGAGGCCTGCCTGCGCGGCCTGGGCAAGCTGGAAACCAATCCCGAGCGCCTGAACGAAGACCTCGATAACTGCTGGGAAGTGCTGGCCGAGCCGGTGCAGACCGTGATGCGCCGTTTCGGCGTGCCCAATCCGTACGAGCAGTTGAAGGAGCTGACGCGCGGCAAGGGTATTTCGCGCGAGGCGCTGCAGACCTTCATCACCGGCCTGGCGATTCCCGACGACGCCAAGCAACTGCTGCTGGCGATGACGCCCGCCAGCTACATCGGCAAGGCCGTGGCGCTGGCCGAGCGGATCTGA